A window from Schistosoma haematobium chromosome 1, whole genome shotgun sequence encodes these proteins:
- a CDS encoding hypothetical protein (EggNog:ENOG4112NVT~COG:T), with amino-acid sequence MGIKNMCKLAGKSGKMIEHYSKFTPVSLSLKNLLSFGETAPASKSFDFLKYELPVRLGNIMQEIHLLPDILRRSKPVQQICLLYEETFNSLIKFTDDIDLILQKHSSVVEVMALGIKEIQSNESWSESQELQLQYFLDRFYVSRIGIRTLLNQHFKLYGPTFCNVQSHVGGIDPDCSPVQIAVNAYNYSRPLCIQAYGRAPGCDIEIHDCVNKERASGSFNKIDFCVDAAGHASTKSYLLDNQRNCADLSVKGKDITFCYIPGHLFYILYELLKNSMRAVTEIHNNDAHLPRIHILICNGPEDIVIKITDFGGGMALNMVEKTFRYNYTTAVHSANLHPTVLNFENNYSTIQSASQVTVNDRMTCEVEPERNACLSIAGRGHGLPLSRLYARYLGGNLKLHSIEGVGTSVLIYLKRQSQDAYELIPLFNHTSKSFYENSIQQRDWVSNSQRTLLEPSTTP; translated from the exons AGTCAGGGAAAATGATCGAGCATTATAGTAAATTCACTCCGGTTTCGTTGAGTTTGAAAAACCTTTTATCATTTG GTGAAACTGCACCGGCCTCTAAGTCCTTCGATTTTCTGAAATATGAACTCCCAGTTCGGCTAGGGAACATTATGCAGGAGATCCATCTCCTGCCCGATATCCTAAGAAGGTCAAAACCTGTCCAACAGATATGTTTATT GTATGAGGAGACATTCAATAGCCTTATCAA ATTTACAGATGATATTGACCTTATCTTACAGAAGCATTCGAGCGTAGTTGAAGTAATGGCATTG GGTATCAAAGAAATCCAAAGTAATGAATCGTGGTCCGAGTCACAAGAGTTGCAACTACAGTATTTTCTGGATCGGTTTTACGTGAGTAGAATTGGTATCCGAACTTTGCTTAATCAGCATT TCAAGCTATATGGACCCACATTCTGCAACGTACAATCTCACGTTGGGGGTATCGACCCGGATTGTAGCCCAGTCCAAATCGCAGTAAATGCATACAATTATTCCAGACCACTGTGTATTCAGGCGTATGGTCGTGCGCCGGGTTGTGACATTGAAATCCACGATTGTGTAAATAAAGAGCGTGCATCTGGTAGTTTCAACAaaattgatttttgtgtggATGCAGCTGGTCATGCGTCGACCAAATCTTATCTTTTGGACAACCAAAGGAACTGTGCGGATTTGTCTGTGAAGGGGAAAGACATAACATTTTGTTATATACCTGGtcatttgttttatatattgtATGAATTGTTGAAAAATTCGATGAGAGCTGTTACTGAGATCCATAATAATGATGCTCACTTGCCAAGAATACACATTCTTATATGCAACGGACCTGAAGATATCGTTATTAAG ATTACAGATTTCGGTGGAGGAATGGCTTTAAATATGGTCGAAAAAACGTTTCGATACAATTATACAACAGCTGTTCATTCTGCAAATCTACATCCTACTGTACTAAATTTTGAgaataactattcaacaattcaATCAGCCAGTCAAGTTACAGTAAATGATCGAATGACGTGTGAAGTTGAACCAGAACGTAATGCCTGTTTATCTATTGCTGGAAGAGGACATGGTTTACCATTAAGTAGACTGTATGCTAGATATTTAGGTGGTAATTTAAAATTGCATTCTATTGAAGGTGTAGGTACATCAGTATTGATTTACTTAAAAAGACAGTCACAAGATGCTTATGAATTGATTCCACTATTTAATCATACATCAAAATCTTTTTATGAAAATAGTATACAACAACGTGATTGGGTTTCTAATTCTCAGAGAACTTTACTTGAACCATCTACAACACCTTAA
- a CDS encoding hypothetical protein (EggNog:ENOG4112NVT~COG:T), whose translation MGIKNMCKLAGKSGKMIEHYSKFTPVSLSLKNLLSFGETAPASKSFDFLKYELPVRLGNIMQEIHLLPDILRRSKPVQQICLLYEETFNSLIKYEECSTKSPSTLSRFTDDIDLILQKHSSVVEVMALGIKEIQSNESWSESQELQLQYFLDRFYVSRIGIRTLLNQHFKLYGPTFCNVQSHVGGIDPDCSPVQIAVNAYNYSRPLCIQAYGRAPGCDIEIHDCVNKERASGSFNKIDFCVDAAGHASTKSYLLDNQRNCADLSVKGKDITFCYIPGHLFYILYELLKNSMRAVTEIHNNDAHLPRIHILICNGPEDIVIKITDFGGGMALNMVEKTFRYNYTTAVHSANLHPTVLNFENNYSTIQSASQVTVNDRMTCEVEPERNACLSIAGRGHGLPLSRLYARYLGGNLKLHSIEGVGTSVLIYLKRQSQDAYELIPLFNHTSKSFYENSIQQRDWVSNSQRTLLEPSTTP comes from the exons AGTCAGGGAAAATGATCGAGCATTATAGTAAATTCACTCCGGTTTCGTTGAGTTTGAAAAACCTTTTATCATTTG GTGAAACTGCACCGGCCTCTAAGTCCTTCGATTTTCTGAAATATGAACTCCCAGTTCGGCTAGGGAACATTATGCAGGAGATCCATCTCCTGCCCGATATCCTAAGAAGGTCAAAACCTGTCCAACAGATATGTTTATT GTATGAGGAGACATTCAATAGCCTTATCAAGTATGAAGAATGTTCGACAAAATCGCCTTCTACTTTATCCAGATTTACAGATGATATTGACCTTATCTTACAGAAGCATTCGAGCGTAGTTGAAGTAATGGCATTG GGTATCAAAGAAATCCAAAGTAATGAATCGTGGTCCGAGTCACAAGAGTTGCAACTACAGTATTTTCTGGATCGGTTTTACGTGAGTAGAATTGGTATCCGAACTTTGCTTAATCAGCATT TCAAGCTATATGGACCCACATTCTGCAACGTACAATCTCACGTTGGGGGTATCGACCCGGATTGTAGCCCAGTCCAAATCGCAGTAAATGCATACAATTATTCCAGACCACTGTGTATTCAGGCGTATGGTCGTGCGCCGGGTTGTGACATTGAAATCCACGATTGTGTAAATAAAGAGCGTGCATCTGGTAGTTTCAACAaaattgatttttgtgtggATGCAGCTGGTCATGCGTCGACCAAATCTTATCTTTTGGACAACCAAAGGAACTGTGCGGATTTGTCTGTGAAGGGGAAAGACATAACATTTTGTTATATACCTGGtcatttgttttatatattgtATGAATTGTTGAAAAATTCGATGAGAGCTGTTACTGAGATCCATAATAATGATGCTCACTTGCCAAGAATACACATTCTTATATGCAACGGACCTGAAGATATCGTTATTAAG ATTACAGATTTCGGTGGAGGAATGGCTTTAAATATGGTCGAAAAAACGTTTCGATACAATTATACAACAGCTGTTCATTCTGCAAATCTACATCCTACTGTACTAAATTTTGAgaataactattcaacaattcaATCAGCCAGTCAAGTTACAGTAAATGATCGAATGACGTGTGAAGTTGAACCAGAACGTAATGCCTGTTTATCTATTGCTGGAAGAGGACATGGTTTACCATTAAGTAGACTGTATGCTAGATATTTAGGTGGTAATTTAAAATTGCATTCTATTGAAGGTGTAGGTACATCAGTATTGATTTACTTAAAAAGACAGTCACAAGATGCTTATGAATTGATTCCACTATTTAATCATACATCAAAATCTTTTTATGAAAATAGTATACAACAACGTGATTGGGTTTCTAATTCTCAGAGAACTTTACTTGAACCATCTACAACACCTTAA